AAAAAGCTAGAAATCCGACCAATACCAGAAACAACAAAACCAGTTGCACCAACTTACACTGCTGGTCAATACAGTAAAGAAGACGTTTCAAATCTACTTGGTAAGCTTCACGTTGACCAAACAAAACCGGAATTAAGAAGTATAAAAGCTTTAGAATCGTGTACATCCACAAGCAAGGAAGTGAAAGGAGAGTATCCAAAGGCATCAAATGTACAACAAACAGAGTCTCCTTCCGCCTCTGTTATCAAGGTTCGTGAGTTGACAGTACCAGGTGTTGAACGTCTTTTCCATTTATCAATAGATACAGCAGAAAAAGTTTGGGCAAGCGATAATTCAGGTAACCTTGTTCAAACCGATCTTCAAGGAAATATGCTACAAGAAATAAATACTAGTAGACAAGGCGTTGGTTACCACACAGTCACAGAGAACGCCGATTTGATCTACGCAGACAGAGAAAATAAAGTCATTTATAAAAAATCCATGGATTTAAAAGAAGTATCTCCATTCATGAGAATTCTTGATTGGGAGCCCATCAGCATAAATTCTTCCCACAAAAATGGAGGAATATTTGTGGGAATGAAAAAGACCACAGGTGCGCGCAATTCAGATGCGAAGGTTGTTAAATACAGCAAGTATGGAAGCTACCTACATTCAATACATAGAGACAATAACAGATATTTATATTCTGAACCACATTACATTACAGAGAACATCAATGGAGATATCTGTACATCCGATTCTGGAAAACAAGAAGTTGTGGTGGTCAATGAAGCAGGACAACACAGATTCTCTTATAGAGGCCAGAGGTCACCATTCAATCCGTACGGAATATGCACAGACACACTCGGACATATCATTGTTTGCGATGGTTATTTTAACAATGGTACAATCGACATTATAGATACGGATGGCGAGTTCTTGACTCATCTTGTTTCACAGCCAGGGATAAATCGTCCATACAGCGTGTGTGTGGATGACAAGAACAATCTCTACGTTGGGTACTGCTCCTCTAACACATTAAATGTGTACAAATATCTCCAGTAATTCGCTCATCCCAGTTGTATATGTTGCAGTTCATGagttataaataaaagaaaaaaaagaattcattgaTTTGCcatgttttatgaataaaagagAGTATTCATAATTTACAAGTGTGTTTCTCGATAATTACTAGTATTGTGgtacaatttcatattttgttttaaatgcaaaacgCGTTTGCTAAAAAAAGGCAACGCTTCTGATatttggatgattttttttacaagtttagCATGAATTAAATAAGCGTATTTATAAATGACCCTTCTCTTATACATACATCCGAGACAATTTTAGATTAATTTAGCACGAGCCGCTTTCCGACAGTCACGCAAAATACAATGCACAGTCAAATGATATTCGTTTACTAGAACTGTGCCAGTGTTTGTTGCACGCAATATAATAATGCAGAAAGGTTCAAGCGTAAAGAGTTTGAAATTTAATGAGGATAAAAGAGAAGCTCGGAGATGACTTGCAAAAAATTACCGTATAAGAAAATTGAAGCGTCGTTGGGGTGGCAGGTTAAATTACTTAAAACAATTTGTTCCCGACAGATATTAATTCTAAGATGTAAATCTCTCACTTGTTATatgatgtttgaaatttaatacatgtacgttgaaaaaaaacttttccaTGGCAAAAAGTTACTAGTCGCATATACAACTGAACGCAGTGAACAAGTGGATCTTGGAtttaaaattagcaaaatacAACACAGAAATATTACTATGCCGGATAATTATGAAACAGTGGCATTTTTGCATTTATTAGACCATGGACTATAGAGTACACGTATACAATGTACATCATCACTtttgtacattgtaattaatttgaacaatcggttttgaaaaaaagattggtaaaaaaattatgcacaCATGCAGCACAATAATTTCAGTTCTGGATTAACGTGCTATTTGGTTGACTggctgaaaatatatttaaagaacgTTGCCTAAGATCTAACGTCAAAATATGGGCGCTTTCCATTAACGTTGCTTCGCCGGCGATGTTATCGGGAAACGATGACGTTAATGGAACGGTTGGCAACGCCACAATGATCCAACGATGACGATTGCAGCTTAAAATTGAtacttatcttaaaattttatccaGAAATTTTGGCTATGTgcagttttaatgtattttaatgtaGTAAGACAAATTTTAGTTTTAGAAATACTGGTTTTGTAGAATATGAAAACCTCGATGCCATATTGTTTCCTAATCGGCAACGGTATATTGCGTTGCCACAATCGATCGCCGGCGACGCGCGTTCCAGCAATCGGCGACAAAGGCAACACCAGCAAATCCGGCGATGCCAGTTAAATGGAAAACACccatatataatatatcaattCATTTGACGTTATGAATGAAATTGTTTAATCATTCAATCgttcattttttgaaagatacagtcTCAAAACTGCAGTGGTGTaggcatacaaattgagtattACGCATT
This portion of the Magallana gigas chromosome 7, xbMagGiga1.1, whole genome shotgun sequence genome encodes:
- the LOC105322231 gene encoding protein wech-like, which translates into the protein MASIPDDAQHIIECGTESCGRYGALYCNSCYRPLCEQCRDDHLKSPDNEDHDVVLYLSKNHKIPVEKCKSHPTKDLDHLCEECQIPLCSLCTTLEKHKRHGFVNLEKFYSENYHYCLDKLPSIQEYFLPRSKELQTEIQKDAKEIERIMENIRGKVKTDIESLKKLADEVMSEIMVEVDKEAEKLLDEIKSQDKTVDEYITYLQQLDEEIRGYLSASNVTNIIIEHSKKLEIRPIPETTKPVAPTYTAGQYSKEDVSNLLGKLHVDQTKPELRSIKALESCTSTSKEVKGEYPKASNVQQTESPSASVIKVRELTVPGVERLFHLSIDTAEKVWASDNSGNLVQTDLQGNMLQEINTSRQGVGYHTVTENADLIYADRENKVIYKKSMDLKEVSPFMRILDWEPISINSSHKNGGIFVGMKKTTGARNSDAKVVKYSKYGSYLHSIHRDNNRYLYSEPHYITENINGDICTSDSGKQEVVVVNEAGQHRFSYRGQRSPFNPYGICTDTLGHIIVCDGYFNNGTIDIIDTDGEFLTHLVSQPGINRPYSVCVDDKNNLYVGYCSSNTLNVYKYLQ